Proteins from a genomic interval of Pseudomonas silesiensis:
- a CDS encoding AAA family ATPase, translating to MEINRFKVTDVGRFTELDIQLAPTAKHPSNVTVLVGNNGAGKTTLLKSLATSLSWLVARIRTEKGNGNYLAEEDIRNGASSALILIGVVDESHARSSRSDANPEDALFTWGIARGRQGRKAHIHSSLGDVSLLADHYRNELTADDKASLPLIAYYPVERSVLEIPLKIRTKHTFDQLDGYDNSLNRGVDFRRFFEWFREREDSENETGVSDTALAEISEKFGNDSDIWKTLFQLKASSRDRQLTAVRSAIAAFMPGFSNLRVQRKPRLHMAIDKDGVTLNVSQLSQGEKSMMALVGDIARRLAMMNQPLDNPLMGDGIVLIDEVDLHLHPKWQRSLIRQLTETFPNCQFVLTTHSPLVISDAKDVLVYVLDDGELQERNGLYGLDANQVLLEVMDTDIRNSDVQQRLNRLLERLQDGDLDAAKKLFSELSLELPEGHLELAKAALLIRKLELRRA from the coding sequence ATGGAAATCAACAGATTCAAGGTCACGGATGTCGGTCGATTCACCGAATTGGACATTCAATTGGCCCCCACGGCCAAACACCCCTCAAACGTGACGGTGCTGGTGGGGAATAACGGCGCCGGTAAAACCACCCTTTTGAAGTCACTGGCCACCTCGTTGAGCTGGTTGGTTGCCAGGATTCGTACCGAGAAAGGCAATGGCAATTATCTTGCGGAAGAGGACATTCGGAACGGCGCTTCGTCTGCATTAATTTTGATTGGCGTAGTAGACGAGTCACATGCACGCTCAAGTCGTTCCGATGCAAATCCTGAGGATGCTCTGTTTACGTGGGGCATTGCTCGCGGCAGACAAGGGCGAAAGGCTCATATTCATAGTTCCTTAGGCGATGTCAGTCTCCTTGCGGATCACTATCGCAACGAACTAACCGCAGATGATAAAGCTTCGCTCCCATTGATCGCCTACTATCCGGTTGAACGCTCGGTTCTGGAAATCCCCCTAAAAATCAGAACCAAACATACATTCGACCAACTGGACGGCTACGACAACTCATTGAATCGTGGCGTGGATTTCCGCCGTTTCTTTGAATGGTTTCGCGAACGCGAAGACAGCGAAAATGAAACCGGCGTATCCGATACCGCGCTGGCCGAGATTTCTGAAAAATTTGGCAACGACAGCGACATCTGGAAAACCCTTTTCCAGTTGAAGGCCTCATCCCGTGATCGTCAGCTGACGGCGGTTCGCTCTGCTATCGCAGCGTTCATGCCGGGTTTCAGCAACCTGCGGGTACAGCGTAAACCGCGCCTGCACATGGCCATCGACAAGGACGGCGTGACCCTCAATGTCTCCCAGCTCTCGCAGGGTGAAAAGTCGATGATGGCGTTAGTCGGCGACATCGCTCGCCGATTAGCGATGATGAACCAGCCTTTGGACAATCCACTAATGGGTGACGGCATCGTGCTGATTGACGAAGTCGATTTGCACCTGCACCCCAAATGGCAGCGCAGCTTGATTCGGCAGTTGACCGAGACCTTTCCCAATTGCCAATTTGTGCTGACAACCCATTCGCCGCTGGTCATCAGCGACGCAAAAGATGTGTTGGTGTACGTGCTGGATGACGGGGAACTACAGGAACGCAATGGCCTTTATGGGCTGGATGCCAATCAGGTTCTATTGGAAGTCATGGACACCGATATTCGCAACAGCGACGTGCAGCAACGATTGAATCGATTGCTGGAGCGATTGCAGGACGGTGATCTGGACGCCGCGAAGAAGCTTTTTTCCGAGCTTTCACTTGAGCTTCCAGAAGGTCACCTGGAGCTGGCGAAGGCTGCATTGTTGATCCGCAAGCTGGAGTTGCGCCGTGCGTAA
- a CDS encoding DUF6124 family protein translates to MKKVSPNPPETSSDSDPLDPVPLSSITEPAISARLRNPNHADPVSHIFTIVPGVDTATLLCHACETLASLNVLVTDLACKLESSNRNVALSIQQLAVVGELLVNRALDNIDPPEGAPAV, encoded by the coding sequence ATGAAGAAAGTTAGTCCCAATCCTCCCGAAACCTCATCCGATTCCGATCCCCTCGACCCCGTTCCACTTTCCAGCATCACCGAACCCGCCATCAGCGCTCGTCTGCGTAACCCCAACCATGCCGACCCGGTCAGCCACATCTTCACCATCGTCCCCGGTGTCGACACGGCAACCCTGCTATGCCACGCCTGCGAAACCCTCGCGTCGCTGAACGTCCTCGTCACGGACCTGGCCTGCAAACTGGAAAGCTCCAACCGCAACGTGGCGCTGTCGATTCAGCAGTTGGCCGTCGTGGGCGAGCTACTGGTGAACCGGGCACTGGACAATATCGATCCACCCGAAGGCGCGCCGGCTGTTTAG
- a CDS encoding N-acyl-D-amino-acid deacylase family protein, producing MTVIDTLIRNATLIDGTGAPPFVGDVAVVDGRIHGIGSFPEQDARNVIDARGKILSPGFIDVHTHDDLALLKQPAMLPKISQGVTTVIVGNCGISAAGVRLRGEPPDPMNLLGEAADFKYPSFSAYVAAIEAVRPAVNVAALVGHTALRANHMQQFDRPATTHELEAMREDLKAALEQGALGLSTGLAYRNALQAPTTEVDFLAAILQDVGGIYVSHIRSEDDEIIEAIDEAIDIGRHAGVPVIISHLKCAGRGNWGRSEAIIGRIDNARQQHPVGCDCYPYAASSTTIDPRIVDEGFRIQITWSTPHPEMAGKNLKDIAALWNLSQVDAARRLEPGGAIYHEMDEADVSRILAYPHTMIGSDGLPNDPRPHPRLWGTFPRVLGHYSRDQGLFPLEEAVRKMTGLPAERFGLRDRGRLEVGACADLVLFDAGDIRDRATFDQPTLPPQGIEAVWVNGVLSYIQGQSTEARSGQFIRR from the coding sequence ATGACAGTCATCGACACCCTGATCCGCAACGCCACACTGATCGATGGCACCGGCGCACCGCCCTTTGTCGGGGATGTCGCGGTGGTGGATGGCAGGATCCACGGGATTGGCAGCTTCCCTGAGCAGGACGCGCGCAACGTGATCGATGCGCGCGGCAAAATCCTCAGCCCGGGTTTCATCGACGTCCACACCCATGATGACCTGGCGCTACTCAAGCAGCCGGCCATGCTGCCGAAAATCAGCCAGGGCGTGACCACGGTGATCGTCGGCAACTGCGGCATCAGCGCGGCCGGCGTACGCCTTCGCGGTGAGCCACCGGACCCGATGAACCTCCTCGGCGAGGCCGCCGATTTCAAATACCCGAGTTTCTCGGCCTATGTAGCGGCCATCGAAGCGGTTCGACCGGCGGTGAATGTTGCGGCGCTGGTGGGTCATACCGCATTGCGCGCCAACCACATGCAGCAGTTCGATCGTCCGGCAACGACCCATGAGCTTGAGGCCATGCGTGAAGATCTCAAGGCGGCGCTGGAACAAGGCGCCTTGGGATTGAGCACAGGACTGGCCTACCGCAACGCATTGCAAGCCCCCACCACGGAAGTCGATTTCCTGGCGGCCATTTTGCAAGACGTCGGCGGGATCTACGTGAGTCATATTCGCTCCGAAGACGACGAAATCATCGAAGCCATAGACGAGGCCATCGACATTGGTCGTCATGCAGGCGTGCCCGTGATCATCTCGCACCTCAAATGCGCCGGGCGCGGGAACTGGGGGCGCAGCGAGGCGATCATCGGCCGGATCGACAATGCCCGGCAGCAGCATCCGGTGGGTTGTGATTGCTATCCCTATGCCGCCAGTTCGACCACCATCGATCCGCGCATCGTCGACGAAGGCTTCAGGATCCAGATCACCTGGTCTACGCCGCATCCGGAAATGGCCGGAAAAAACCTCAAGGACATTGCCGCGCTCTGGAACCTGTCACAAGTCGACGCCGCGCGCCGGCTGGAACCGGGGGGTGCGATTTATCACGAAATGGATGAAGCCGATGTGTCGCGCATCCTGGCTTACCCGCACACCATGATAGGCTCGGACGGCTTGCCCAACGACCCGCGTCCACATCCCAGACTGTGGGGTACTTTTCCTCGCGTGCTCGGCCATTACAGCCGTGATCAGGGTCTGTTCCCGCTGGAGGAAGCCGTGCGCAAAATGACCGGGCTGCCGGCTGAACGGTTCGGCCTGCGTGATCGCGGGCGGCTCGAGGTGGGGGCATGCGCCGACCTCGTGCTATTCGACGCCGGGGATATCCGCGATCGCGCCACGTTCGACCAACCGACGCTGCCACCGCAAGGCATTGAAGCGGTTTGGGTCAACGGGGTGTTGTCTTATATTCAGGGCCAAAGCACTGAGGCGCGCAGTGGGCAGTTCATTCGGCGCTGA
- a CDS encoding ABC transporter substrate-binding protein yields the protein MKKTLCLGLALAVCVTSALAEDKPLRIGIEAAYPPFAFKTSDGSIGGFDYDIGNALCAQMQTKCVWVEQEFDGLIPSLKVRKIDAVISSMLITEERKRSVMFTDKYYASPARLVMKAGTSVDDDFNQLKGKRIGVQRGTSQDRYATDKLQPLGTEIVRYGSQSEIYLDMQSDRLDGTIANAAPLQEGFLKTPQGQGFAFVGPELRNKEYFGEGTGIAVSKGNTELAQRFNTAIKALRADGTYQQVEKKYFDYNIYGD from the coding sequence ATGAAAAAAACACTGTGCCTGGGCCTCGCATTGGCAGTGTGTGTCACCAGTGCTCTGGCGGAAGACAAACCGCTGCGCATCGGCATCGAAGCCGCCTATCCACCGTTCGCCTTCAAGACCTCCGACGGCAGTATCGGCGGGTTCGACTACGACATCGGCAATGCTTTGTGCGCGCAAATGCAGACGAAATGCGTCTGGGTCGAACAGGAGTTCGATGGCCTGATCCCTTCGTTGAAGGTGCGCAAAATCGATGCGGTGATTTCCTCGATGCTAATCACCGAGGAGCGCAAGCGTTCGGTCATGTTCACCGACAAATACTATGCGAGCCCGGCAAGACTGGTGATGAAGGCCGGTACGTCAGTCGATGACGATTTCAACCAGCTCAAGGGCAAACGCATCGGTGTGCAGCGCGGCACCTCCCAGGATCGCTACGCCACCGACAAGCTGCAACCGCTGGGTACCGAGATTGTTCGCTACGGTTCCCAATCGGAAATCTACCTGGACATGCAGTCCGACCGACTCGACGGCACCATCGCCAATGCCGCTCCGCTGCAAGAGGGCTTCCTGAAGACGCCGCAGGGCCAGGGTTTCGCCTTCGTCGGGCCGGAGCTGCGCAACAAGGAGTACTTTGGTGAAGGCACCGGCATCGCGGTAAGCAAGGGCAACACTGAACTCGCACAACGGTTCAATACCGCGATCAAGGCCCTGCGCGCCGACGGGACCTACCAGCAGGTCGAGAAGAAATATTTCGATTACAACATCTATGGCGATTGA
- the ampC gene encoding class C beta-lactamase, translating into MPEYNLKKFASYSAFVLFLGAGHCAADDNIESIVNTAIEPVMQQHQIPGVAVAITVNGQAHYFNYGVASKENGNAVTENTLFEIGSVSKTFTATLAAYAQATGKLSLSDKASNVLPALRGSAFDDISVLQLGTYSAGGLPLQFPDEADSPDKMLGYFKQWKPTYTAGSHRQYSNPSLGLFGYLAAESMGAPFDEVMEKTLLPKLGLKHTFLKVPQDQMGLYAQGYDKGNKPVRVGPGALDSEAYGVKTSAADLLRYVQVNMNPAGLEAPLQRAIATTHTGYYKVGDMTQGLGWELYGYPVTLDQLLDGNSTQMTMDAHEVQLLNPLQPLPDVVLVNKTGSTGGFGAYVAYVPSKDIGIVILANKNYPNAERVKVAHTVLSALSQ; encoded by the coding sequence ATGCCTGAATACAACCTGAAAAAATTCGCGTCCTACAGTGCTTTCGTACTTTTCCTCGGCGCCGGTCACTGCGCAGCTGACGACAATATCGAATCCATCGTCAACACCGCCATCGAACCGGTCATGCAGCAACATCAGATCCCCGGCGTCGCGGTCGCGATCACCGTCAACGGCCAGGCGCATTACTTTAACTACGGCGTGGCCTCGAAGGAAAACGGCAACGCCGTCACCGAAAACACCCTGTTCGAGATCGGTTCGGTGAGCAAGACCTTCACTGCCACCCTCGCCGCCTATGCCCAGGCGACAGGCAAACTGTCCCTGTCAGACAAGGCCAGCAACGTCCTGCCAGCGCTGCGCGGCAGTGCGTTCGATGACATCAGCGTATTGCAACTGGGCACCTACTCAGCCGGTGGACTGCCACTGCAATTCCCCGATGAGGCCGATTCGCCGGACAAGATGCTCGGCTATTTCAAACAGTGGAAACCGACCTACACCGCTGGCAGCCATCGGCAATATTCGAACCCAAGCCTGGGGCTGTTTGGCTATCTGGCGGCCGAAAGCATGGGCGCGCCGTTCGATGAGGTGATGGAAAAAACCCTGCTGCCGAAACTCGGGTTGAAGCACACCTTCCTCAAGGTACCGCAGGACCAGATGGGGCTTTATGCCCAGGGGTACGACAAGGGAAACAAGCCGGTGCGGGTCGGGCCCGGGGCGCTGGATTCGGAGGCGTATGGGGTGAAAACCAGCGCGGCGGACCTGCTTCGCTATGTTCAGGTAAACATGAACCCGGCAGGGCTTGAAGCACCGCTGCAACGGGCCATCGCCACCACGCACACGGGTTATTACAAAGTCGGTGACATGACCCAGGGATTGGGCTGGGAACTCTACGGCTATCCGGTCACGCTTGATCAGTTGCTCGACGGCAACTCGACGCAGATGACGATGGACGCTCACGAAGTCCAGTTGCTGAACCCGCTGCAACCTCTACCGGACGTTGTGCTGGTCAATAAAACCGGCTCAACGGGCGGCTTCGGTGCCTATGTCGCGTATGTGCCCTCGAAAGATATCGGCATCGTGATCCTGGCCAACAAAAACTATCCGAATGCTGAGCGGGTGAAAGTGGCGCATACAGTTTTGAGCGCACTTAGCCAGTAA
- a CDS encoding PAAR domain-containing protein, producing MTHPICLGDSTSSGGTVVSCQLSGTHRINGKIPAVLGDKATCPLHLGEFAFVEGHPRRRMNGIPVVLHGHRLACGCHGVSRHALNVRVT from the coding sequence ATGACCCATCCCATCTGTCTGGGCGATTCCACCAGCAGCGGTGGCACGGTCGTGTCCTGCCAACTGTCGGGTACGCACCGTATTAACGGAAAAATCCCTGCAGTGTTGGGCGACAAGGCGACCTGCCCATTGCACTTGGGCGAATTCGCCTTCGTCGAGGGGCATCCGCGTCGGCGCATGAATGGCATCCCCGTGGTACTGCACGGTCATCGATTGGCCTGTGGTTGTCATGGAGTGTCGAGACATGCGCTGAATGTTCGGGTCACCTGA
- a CDS encoding type VI lipase adapter Tla3 domain-containing protein yields MASRAPIQKGLERNINAEQPHPPYALQMLVIYITPAEDLKPKEMGTVMRWGIASIFGALVLTYSGHWFAKAVAYEKAELAEYKTKVIADVNEQITTRERTYALEIRGVGLAIDDWHQSSIWREINNKNSNFTSIYSQNPKDYDASLSYREITRSINIRVAFKHSASDSVAYWPIPVFAIAPPKQPEDAGAPNTILSGRNAATLGVTLFLWQYADNTTHAQNMIERLFQFFDDNPKVPQALIVSRDGDVTRNGYRRAGTPGLQNVHAVPTIFESMTGLLVTRSDRVDSYIRPFATNISEDNQNTNTDMGKLWALYWSRDDAFLNWYKEGERAKGKNGYVRPITTMSSTYWQSQLPTLWQTLSNRGPGHFEPSPWLPVRWANHQVQEFDRAPILGYLHRPIKVPMHDESGKLLNPALQAKALQAGWQQALETLPEGDKPVRVFYDSTDNINGEIALTNALHSLNTDGTGIELGNVDEGYDIGRRLGNTGVSGALVEINLATIASYLEGGVSAVVYSGKDGSTTVQMIRPPDEARKAKNQQTHGIDPFRFRMPAR; encoded by the coding sequence GTGGCCTCGCGAGCACCGATCCAGAAAGGCCTGGAGCGCAACATCAACGCCGAACAACCGCACCCGCCTTATGCGCTGCAGATGTTGGTCATTTACATAACACCCGCTGAAGATTTGAAACCAAAGGAAATGGGTACTGTTATGCGCTGGGGAATCGCGAGTATTTTTGGGGCGTTGGTGCTGACCTACAGCGGCCACTGGTTTGCCAAGGCGGTAGCGTATGAAAAGGCAGAACTTGCGGAGTACAAAACGAAAGTCATCGCTGACGTAAACGAGCAAATTACCACCCGTGAGCGTACCTATGCGCTGGAAATACGAGGTGTAGGGCTTGCCATTGATGATTGGCATCAATCTTCAATTTGGCGAGAAATAAATAATAAAAATAGCAATTTCACCTCGATCTATTCGCAGAACCCTAAGGACTACGACGCTTCATTGAGCTACCGAGAGATCACCCGGAGTATCAATATACGCGTTGCATTCAAGCATTCGGCCAGCGATTCAGTGGCCTACTGGCCAATACCGGTGTTTGCGATTGCGCCTCCCAAGCAACCTGAAGATGCGGGTGCGCCAAATACTATTCTCAGTGGTCGCAATGCCGCGACTCTGGGTGTCACCCTGTTCCTTTGGCAATACGCAGACAACACCACTCACGCGCAGAACATGATTGAGCGCCTGTTTCAGTTTTTTGATGACAATCCAAAAGTGCCGCAGGCATTGATCGTAAGTCGCGATGGTGACGTCACTCGAAACGGCTATCGCAGGGCCGGCACTCCAGGTCTTCAGAATGTCCACGCCGTACCAACGATATTCGAAAGTATGACGGGGCTGCTGGTTACCCGTTCCGATCGCGTTGACAGCTATATCCGTCCGTTCGCCACCAATATCTCGGAAGACAACCAAAACACAAACACCGATATGGGCAAATTATGGGCGTTATACTGGAGTCGTGACGATGCATTTCTAAATTGGTATAAAGAGGGTGAGCGTGCCAAAGGTAAGAACGGTTATGTTCGTCCCATCACCACCATGTCCTCCACCTACTGGCAATCCCAACTCCCAACCCTCTGGCAAACCCTGAGCAACCGAGGCCCCGGCCACTTCGAACCGTCCCCATGGCTCCCGGTACGCTGGGCCAATCATCAAGTCCAGGAATTCGACAGGGCGCCCATTCTGGGCTATCTGCACCGCCCTATCAAAGTCCCGATGCATGACGAAAGCGGCAAGCTGCTTAACCCCGCGTTACAGGCAAAAGCCCTTCAAGCAGGCTGGCAACAAGCCTTGGAAACCCTGCCCGAAGGCGACAAACCAGTGCGCGTATTCTACGACAGCACTGATAACATCAATGGCGAAATCGCCCTGACGAACGCGCTGCACAGCCTCAACACCGACGGCACCGGCATCGAGTTGGGCAATGTCGACGAGGGCTACGACATCGGTCGGCGCCTGGGCAATACCGGCGTCAGTGGCGCCCTGGTCGAAATCAACCTCGCCACGATTGCCAGCTACCTGGAGGGCGGTGTCAGCGCAGTGGTGTACTCCGGCAAGGATGGCAGCACCACGGTACAAATGATCCGCCCGCCCGATGAAGCCCGCAAAGCGAAAAACCAGCAGACCCACGGCATCGACCCCTTCCGATTTCGCATGCCGGCGCGATAA
- a CDS encoding PAAR domain-containing protein — MTHPICLGDSTSSGGTVVSCQLSGTHRINGKIPAVLGDKATCPLHLGEFAFVEGHPRRRMNGIPVVLHGHRLACGCHGVSSHAPNVRVG; from the coding sequence ATGACCCATCCCATCTGCCTGGGCGATTCCACCAGCAGCGGCGGCACGGTCGTGTCCTGCCAACTTTCGGGTACGCACCGTATTAACGGAAAAATCCCTGCAGTGTTGGGCGACAAGGCGACCTGCCCATTGCACTTGGGCGAATTCGCCTTCGTCGAGGGGCATCCGCGTCGGCGCATGAATGGCATACCCGTGGTCCTGCACGGTCATCGATTAGCTTGTGGTTGTCATGGAGTGTCGAGTCATGCGCCGAATGTGCGGGTAGGTTGA
- a CDS encoding type VI lipase adapter Tla3 domain-containing protein: MRDRQQNKSQRPNLKGYLWGITILIAVLLGFLLFVIYITPAEDLKPKEMGTFMRWGVVSVLSGLVLAYSGHWFAKQVVYEKEQLSAYRTIVTADSAEQTATRERTYSVEIRGVGLAVDDWHQSSIWREIKKTNNNFTSIYSQDPKDYDASVTSRGITYDINVRVAFTNSASDSVAYWPIPVFAIAPPKQPEDTGAAANILDGRNAATLGVTLFLWQDADNTTHAQSMVERLFQFFDDNPMVPQALIVSEDGDITRNGYRVAGTPGLQSVQVVPTVYTSVTGLLVTRSDRVDRYIRPFATKESEDNQNKNTDMGKLWAFYWKHSPLFRHVYEDAKRAEGIKNPTGPGTMSSTYWQSQLPTLWQTLSNRGPGHFEPSPWLPVRWANHQVQEFDRAPILGYLHRPIKVPMHDENRKLLKPALQAKALQAGWQQALETLPDGDKPVRVFYDSTDNINGEIALTHALHGLNTDGTGIELGNVDEGYDIGRRLGNTGVSGALVEINLATIASYLEGGVSAVVYSGKDGSTTVQMIRPPDEARKAKNQQTHGIDPFRFRMPGR, translated from the coding sequence ATGAGGGATCGTCAACAGAACAAGTCACAGCGACCTAACCTGAAAGGCTACCTCTGGGGAATAACGATACTGATAGCCGTTTTGTTGGGTTTTTTGCTGTTCGTCATTTACATAACGCCAGCTGAAGATCTGAAACCAAAGGAAATGGGTACTTTTATGCGCTGGGGAGTCGTGAGTGTTTTGAGTGGCTTGGTATTGGCCTACAGCGGGCATTGGTTTGCCAAGCAGGTAGTCTATGAAAAGGAACAACTCTCAGCCTACAGAACTATAGTCACCGCTGACTCAGCCGAGCAAACTGCCACGCGTGAGCGCACCTATTCGGTGGAAATACGGGGAGTAGGGCTGGCAGTGGATGATTGGCATCAATCTTCGATATGGCGAGAAATCAAAAAAACAAACAACAATTTTACATCTATATATTCGCAAGATCCCAAGGATTACGACGCCTCAGTGACCTCGCGAGGCATTACCTACGATATTAATGTTCGAGTTGCATTCACAAATTCGGCCAGCGACTCGGTCGCCTATTGGCCGATCCCGGTGTTCGCGATTGCACCGCCAAAACAGCCTGAAGATACGGGGGCCGCCGCAAACATTCTGGACGGACGCAACGCCGCCACCTTGGGAGTCACACTGTTCCTGTGGCAAGACGCGGACAACACCACCCATGCCCAAAGCATGGTTGAACGATTATTCCAATTCTTCGATGACAATCCCATGGTGCCGCAGGCATTGATCGTGAGCGAGGACGGTGACATCACTCGAAATGGCTATCGAGTAGCGGGCACACCAGGGTTGCAGTCCGTTCAGGTCGTACCGACGGTGTACACCAGCGTGACTGGCCTGCTGGTCACGCGTTCAGATCGTGTAGACCGTTATATCCGTCCGTTTGCCACCAAGGAATCCGAAGACAACCAAAACAAGAATACCGACATGGGTAAGTTGTGGGCTTTTTATTGGAAGCATTCACCGCTGTTCAGACATGTATATGAAGACGCCAAACGTGCCGAAGGAATCAAGAATCCGACTGGTCCCGGCACCATGTCCTCCACCTACTGGCAATCCCAACTCCCCACCCTCTGGCAAACCCTGAGCAACCGAGGCCCGGGCCACTTCGAACCCTCCCCATGGCTCCCGGTTCGCTGGGCCAACCATCAAGTCCAGGAGTTCGACAGGGCACCGATCCTGGGTTACTTGCACCGCCCGATCAAAGTCCCGATGCACGACGAAAACCGCAAATTGCTCAAGCCTGCACTCCAGGCCAAGGCCTTGCAAGCGGGCTGGCAACAAGCTTTGGAAACCTTGCCTGACGGTGACAAACCAGTGCGCGTGTTCTACGACAGCACTGACAACATCAATGGCGAAATCGCCCTCACCCACGCGCTGCACGGCCTCAACACCGACGGCACCGGCATCGAATTGGGCAATGTCGACGAGGGCTACGACATCGGTCGGCGCCTGGGCAATACCGGCGTCAGTGGCGCACTGGTCGAAATCAACCTCGCCACGATTGCCAGCTACCTGGAGGGTGGTGTCAGCGCAGTGGTGTACTCCGGCAAGGATGGCAGCACCACGGTACAAATGATCCGCCCGCCTGACGAAGCCCGCAAAGCGAAAAACCAGCAGACCCATGGCATCGATCCCTTCCGATTTCGCATGCCGGGGCGATAA